The Methanobacterium sp. BAmetb5 genome includes a region encoding these proteins:
- a CDS encoding histidine kinase dimerization/phosphoacceptor domain -containing protein: MLKKKSAPTNSNTELGENIDKAGLKALLAKSRVNLNDIISTSSAPQFIINQDHKIVYWNRALEELSNIMADHILGTNKQWKVFYNTQRPCMADFIVNGRLEDIPKWYGTEDGSKFMLKYHGKSESKGLGNSCEAVAFFPRMGKKGKWLHFTAMAIKDFKGDVIGAVQSFEDVTKEMKLQKQLLETLEEKEVLLREIQHRIKNDLQIIRAMIHFQSYYIDHDPSLELFKEIQNHVNSMTRIHEKLYRSKDLTNINMENFIKSLVIDLFRIHGVDNNRVNVEVNAKVMLNINTAIPCGLMINELVSSSIKRNLQSTSSEDIDGESFREMDKITVKIIPQGESFLLTVHDNAPVLLESFNLQDKTLSMWFVNKLAAQLGGLVDLKQDNGTLFNITFREMKFEEEF, translated from the coding sequence ATGTTAAAAAAGAAGTCAGCGCCCACAAACTCAAATACAGAGTTAGGTGAAAACATAGATAAAGCCGGATTGAAGGCATTACTGGCAAAAAGTAGGGTAAATTTAAACGATATAATCAGTACTTCGTCTGCTCCCCAGTTCATTATAAACCAGGACCATAAAATCGTTTACTGGAACCGGGCACTGGAAGAACTGAGTAATATCATGGCTGACCATATTTTAGGCACAAATAAGCAATGGAAAGTATTTTACAATACTCAAAGACCATGTATGGCTGATTTTATAGTTAATGGACGCTTAGAGGATATCCCCAAATGGTACGGAACTGAAGATGGTTCCAAATTCATGCTGAAATATCATGGAAAGAGTGAATCCAAGGGTTTGGGTAATTCCTGTGAAGCAGTGGCCTTTTTCCCCAGGATGGGAAAGAAGGGAAAATGGTTGCATTTCACAGCCATGGCCATTAAAGATTTTAAAGGTGATGTAATCGGTGCAGTGCAGTCCTTTGAAGATGTCACCAAAGAGATGAAATTACAGAAACAATTGTTGGAAACCCTGGAAGAAAAGGAAGTACTCCTCAGGGAAATTCAACACCGAATCAAGAATGATTTGCAGATAATACGTGCCATGATACACTTCCAATCATATTACATTGATCACGACCCCTCACTGGAGTTATTTAAGGAGATCCAGAATCATGTCAATTCCATGACACGAATACATGAAAAATTGTACCGATCAAAGGATTTAACCAACATTAACATGGAAAATTTCATTAAAAGTTTAGTAATAGATCTGTTTAGAATACATGGAGTGGATAACAACCGGGTTAATGTGGAAGTAAACGCCAAGGTTATGCTTAATATCAACACCGCCATTCCCTGTGGACTGATGATCAATGAACTGGTAAGCAGTTCCATAAAGCGCAACCTGCAATCAACTTCCTCTGAAGACATTGATGGGGAAAGTTTTAGGGAAATGGATAAGATCACCGTTAAAATCATCCCCCAAGGTGAATCTTTTTTACTGACAGTTCATGATAACGCACCAGTTCTCCTAGAAAGTTTTAACCTTCAGGACAAGACCCTGAGTATGTGGTTCGTTAATAAATTAGCCGCCCAACTAGGGGGTTTAGTTGATTTAAAACAGGACAATGGAACATTATTTAACATTACCTTTAGGGAAATGAAATTTGAAGAAGAATTTTAA
- a CDS encoding PAS domain S-box protein, translating into MKVKGNHRIFREIFDKSPIGMLYHNKKGKLLDINLAASELLRISQLEGLPDINLFNNPIIPCKKDEITEKGVTEFQIKVDFSNVPDYISLARDSVLLKMTVSTINSGYLVQIQESYSQKEAEELLITEERYRSFFEEDLTGDFIATPEGELIECNLAFAEIYGFTSPEEASKSNIADFNPADWKDLLRHLETRPKIQGRQTTHRRQDGKEIHIVSNVVARVDENGQITQVKGYVFDDTERKEAEEALKRSEEKYHRLFDEDLTGDFIATVDGEILECNPAFAEIYGFSTVEDALKWNISHSNPFDWPYMVTRLKNEGKILGFQSWQRRSDVMRIHVVANMVGIFNDSGDLIQVKGYIFNDTERKQAEDRLESGKKQITHILDSIQDGFMALDNLWNFIYVNRCAADYLGIDADDLLGRNIWDRLPDFVGTIYETSFREAMNQQKVLHFKAPGIHKMSSCFDFSVYPSSEGISIYWRDINR; encoded by the coding sequence ATTAAGGTAAAGGGTAATCACCGTATTTTCAGGGAAATATTTGATAAATCCCCAATTGGAATGCTTTACCATAATAAAAAAGGGAAATTATTGGATATAAATCTGGCTGCTTCAGAATTATTGAGAATTTCCCAGTTAGAAGGTTTACCGGATATAAATTTATTCAACAACCCGATTATTCCCTGTAAAAAGGATGAAATCACCGAAAAAGGTGTGACAGAATTCCAGATTAAGGTGGATTTCTCTAATGTACCCGATTATATTTCCCTGGCCCGGGATTCTGTACTTTTAAAAATGACAGTATCTACTATTAATTCTGGTTATCTGGTGCAAATCCAGGAATCATATTCCCAGAAAGAAGCAGAGGAACTTCTCATCACCGAAGAAAGGTACAGAAGTTTTTTCGAGGAGGATCTAACTGGAGATTTTATTGCCACACCTGAAGGTGAATTAATAGAATGCAACCTTGCTTTTGCCGAGATTTATGGTTTTACCAGTCCTGAAGAAGCTTCTAAATCTAACATAGCAGATTTTAACCCGGCAGACTGGAAAGATTTACTAAGACATCTGGAAACCAGGCCTAAAATTCAGGGTCGCCAAACCACCCACCGACGACAGGATGGAAAGGAAATTCACATTGTCAGTAATGTTGTGGCCCGGGTGGATGAAAATGGCCAAATAACTCAGGTTAAAGGTTATGTTTTCGATGACACCGAACGTAAAGAAGCTGAAGAGGCTTTAAAACGCAGTGAAGAGAAGTATCATCGCCTTTTTGACGAAGATTTAACTGGAGATTTCATCGCCACGGTTGATGGGGAGATTTTAGAGTGTAACCCTGCTTTTGCCGAGATTTACGGGTTTAGCACAGTTGAAGATGCACTGAAATGGAATATATCTCATTCAAACCCATTTGATTGGCCTTACATGGTCACTCGCCTTAAAAACGAAGGTAAAATTTTGGGATTTCAAAGCTGGCAGCGAAGATCCGATGTTATGAGGATCCATGTGGTGGCTAACATGGTGGGTATATTCAATGACTCTGGAGATCTCATCCAGGTCAAGGGTTACATATTCAATGATACTGAACGTAAACAGGCTGAAGATAGACTGGAAAGTGGTAAAAAGCAGATTACTCATATTTTAGATAGTATTCAGGATGGGTTCATGGCTCTGGATAATCTGTGGAATTTCATATACGTGAATCGTTGTGCTGCAGATTACCTGGGAATTGATGCCGATGATCTTTTGGGCAGAAACATATGGGACCGATTGCCTGATTTTGTGGGAACCATCTATGAGACTTCATTCCGTGAGGCCATGAATCAACAAAAAGTTCTTCATTTTAAAGCCCCCGGAATTCACAAAATGAGTAGTTGCTTTGATTTTAGTGTTTATCCTTCATCAGAGGGAATTTCTATTTATTGGAGAGATATTAATAGGTAA
- a CDS encoding ATP-binding protein — protein sequence MKRDVIRINQEKCNGCGLCVTGCPEGALQVIDGKAHLISDLFCDGLGACIGDCPEGAIEIERREAEPYDEPRVMENITKAGPNVIKAHLKHLHEHGETKYLEEAINVLKEKNLEVPNYEEDAPLACGCPGSAMQVPEPKSGGSESPQILSAELGNWPVQLQLLNPNAPYLKNADLLIAADCAPFAYANFHQRFLKDKILIIFCPKLDHTIDQYVEKLSEIFTKQDIKSISIVHMEVPCCSGIEVIVKRALEKAQKNIIIKDYTISINGEII from the coding sequence ATGAAGCGAGATGTTATCCGGATCAATCAGGAAAAATGTAATGGCTGTGGTCTCTGTGTTACTGGGTGCCCCGAGGGTGCTCTGCAGGTAATTGATGGTAAGGCCCATCTCATCAGTGACTTATTCTGTGATGGGCTGGGGGCCTGTATCGGTGACTGCCCGGAAGGAGCTATAGAGATCGAGAGAAGGGAAGCTGAACCCTACGATGAACCCCGGGTTATGGAAAATATTACAAAAGCCGGACCCAATGTTATTAAGGCCCATTTAAAGCATTTGCACGAGCACGGTGAGACAAAATACTTGGAAGAAGCCATTAACGTTTTAAAGGAAAAAAATCTGGAAGTGCCAAATTATGAGGAGGATGCTCCACTGGCTTGTGGCTGTCCTGGTTCTGCGATGCAGGTTCCAGAGCCCAAATCCGGAGGAAGTGAATCTCCCCAGATTTTAAGTGCCGAACTGGGTAACTGGCCAGTACAACTGCAACTTTTAAACCCCAATGCCCCCTACCTGAAAAATGCTGACCTCCTCATTGCTGCGGACTGTGCACCCTTTGCCTATGCCAATTTCCACCAGCGGTTTTTAAAGGATAAGATTCTCATCATTTTCTGCCCCAAACTGGATCACACCATTGACCAATACGTGGAGAAGTTAAGTGAGATCTTCACCAAGCAGGACATAAAATCAATATCCATTGTGCACATGGAGGTTCCCTGCTGTTCCGGTATTGAAGTAATCGTTAAAAGGGCTCTGGAAAAGGCTCAGAAGAATATAATCATCAAGGATTACACTATCTCCATTAATGGAGAGATTATCTAA
- a CDS encoding flavodoxin family protein, with protein MKVLGFVGSPREDGNTKIMVEEVLKGARAGGAETELFNLNQMDIAPCQTCMHCKENEGECGTEDDMRAAYAQIRESDAFVLGSPVYMWQMSAQAKLFTDRLYANFKTGFEDKYGQKAMALVFSQGNPDKNLFQEYFYYTQNMFEFLGYKVVGLISSHDNSIPGAVENKKEVLDQARELGKKLSQR; from the coding sequence ATGAAAGTACTGGGATTTGTGGGAAGTCCTCGTGAGGATGGTAACACTAAAATCATGGTGGAAGAGGTGCTGAAGGGTGCCCGAGCAGGAGGAGCGGAAACCGAACTTTTCAATTTGAACCAGATGGATATTGCTCCTTGCCAGACCTGTATGCACTGCAAGGAAAATGAGGGAGAATGTGGGACTGAAGACGATATGCGGGCAGCTTATGCTCAAATAAGGGAATCAGATGCATTTGTACTGGGATCCCCGGTTTATATGTGGCAGATGAGTGCCCAGGCCAAGCTCTTCACCGACCGGTTATATGCCAACTTCAAAACAGGGTTTGAGGATAAATACGGGCAAAAGGCAATGGCACTGGTATTTTCTCAGGGAAACCCCGATAAGAACCTATTCCAGGAGTACTTTTACTACACCCAGAATATGTTCGAATTTCTGGGTTACAAGGTGGTGGGCCTGATTTCCTCCCATGATAACAGTATTCCCGGGGCGGTTGAAAACAAAAAAGAAGTTTTGGACCAGGCTAGGGAACTAGGAAAGAAATTAAGCCAGAGATAG
- a CDS encoding isoprenylcysteine carboxylmethyltransferase family protein — MEKKDKILFIFMVAAILCSYPLMEDEQTLLYLFLLFFLGYSFTSIYVSHHYGAQIKGWSSVITERDYTSFLLTIPQAGIMGALVITLYPGFYVPIPLIAGFILMIVGMGFNLVVRKELGKNWVPLSKTTPNQELVTDGLYSWIRHPFYLSILILFTGVAVISWNWYGLIFLTALVGGLIIRIKKEENNLIIKFGDEYREYMKKTGMLIPKII, encoded by the coding sequence ATGGAAAAAAAGGATAAAATCCTATTTATATTCATGGTGGCGGCCATCTTATGTAGCTACCCTCTGATGGAAGATGAACAAACTCTGCTGTATCTGTTCCTCCTCTTCTTTTTGGGCTACAGTTTTACTTCCATTTATGTTTCCCACCATTACGGAGCCCAGATCAAGGGTTGGTCCAGTGTAATCACAGAAAGGGATTACACTTCCTTTCTACTCACTATCCCTCAAGCAGGCATTATGGGGGCACTGGTAATCACTCTTTACCCGGGATTTTACGTGCCAATTCCCTTAATTGCTGGTTTTATACTGATGATAGTAGGTATGGGGTTCAACCTGGTGGTCCGGAAGGAATTAGGTAAGAACTGGGTACCTCTATCTAAAACTACACCTAATCAGGAGCTGGTCACCGACGGACTGTATTCATGGATTCGACATCCATTTTACCTTTCTATTCTAATCCTGTTTACCGGAGTGGCCGTAATTTCCTGGAACTGGTACGGATTGATATTCCTGACGGCCCTGGTGGGGGGATTGATAATCAGGATCAAAAAGGAAGAAAATAACCTGATCATCAAATTTGGTGATGAATACCGTGAGTATATGAAAAAAACAGGTATGTTAATACCCAAAATAATCTAA
- a CDS encoding AI-2E family transporter, with protein MISHIKKISASTIFPLLLILTILSLGVLTPIITMVAFGAILAYYVRFIAKKIQPYVKYNTLAIILGMILLAIPIALLLYFTITQILGISVSLFGSLQATAGNNPLNFSLISDAVQKLGFSATVSQGIADAIRSGITQLLSAITNSLINMVSSIPALAAQVLILIFSIFYFARDGDKIVQYIKDVVPDKDKGFYREVIKGADDVLKSIIMGNIIPAAILGILSGVVYYFLGYPYVILLAIVSGIAMFIPIIGPWIVYGAIGIFSILIGNTMQGVLVIIFGWIIETTTDFYIRPRISVQYSEVHPLVFLLGFIYGAVTMGIPGLFIGPMILGITYAAYKVYREERVKEKQSGN; from the coding sequence ATGATATCCCACATTAAAAAAATATCCGCGTCAACTATATTCCCCTTATTACTGATTCTAACCATTTTATCTCTGGGAGTTTTAACCCCCATCATAACCATGGTGGCGTTTGGGGCGATACTGGCCTATTACGTTCGATTCATTGCCAAAAAAATCCAACCCTACGTTAAATATAATACTCTGGCCATCATCCTGGGAATGATCCTGCTGGCCATACCCATTGCTTTACTGCTGTACTTTACCATCACCCAGATCCTGGGCATTTCTGTGTCTCTTTTCGGATCTTTACAGGCCACAGCAGGAAATAATCCCTTAAACTTTAGTTTGATCAGCGATGCTGTCCAAAAACTGGGGTTTTCTGCCACTGTTTCCCAGGGAATAGCGGATGCCATAAGATCGGGGATCACCCAGTTATTATCGGCCATTACCAATTCCCTGATTAACATGGTCAGTTCCATTCCGGCCCTCGCTGCCCAGGTCCTCATATTGATCTTTTCCATCTTCTACTTTGCCCGGGACGGGGATAAAATAGTTCAATACATAAAAGACGTGGTTCCAGATAAGGATAAAGGTTTCTACCGCGAAGTGATAAAGGGGGCCGATGATGTGCTGAAAAGCATCATAATGGGTAACATCATACCCGCTGCCATCCTGGGAATACTATCAGGGGTGGTTTATTATTTCCTGGGTTACCCTTACGTAATTTTACTGGCCATAGTCAGTGGAATAGCCATGTTCATTCCCATAATCGGTCCCTGGATCGTTTACGGGGCCATAGGGATCTTCAGCATACTCATTGGAAACACCATGCAGGGAGTGCTGGTGATTATCTTTGGGTGGATAATTGAAACCACCACCGACTTCTACATCCGCCCCAGAATATCAGTCCAGTACTCCGAAGTCCATCCCCTGGTTTTCCTTCTGGGATTCATCTACGGAGCAGTTACCATGGGTATCCCGGGACTTTTCATCGGACCCATGATACTGGGAATAACCTACGCTGCCTACAAGGTCTACCGGGAAGAAAGGGTCAAAGAAAAACAATCCGGAAATTAA